In one Populus nigra chromosome 12, ddPopNigr1.1, whole genome shotgun sequence genomic region, the following are encoded:
- the LOC133670135 gene encoding protein disulfide-isomerase 5-2-like — protein sequence MKTTRSSLILILSIIISATESTRADKINTVLELDESNFDSTIAANDYVFVDFYAPWCTHCKRLAPELDVAAPILAELKKPIVIAKVNADKYTRLARKHEVDGYPTLKIYMHGVPTEYYGPRKAELLVRFLRKFVAPDVVVLNSDSAIREFVEEAGTYFPIFIGFGLNETLISNLAIKYKKKAWFSVASDFSDDVMVQYDFDKIPTMVSIHPSYNDHSIFYGPFEEEFLEEFIKQNFLPLAVPINYDTLKVLKDDKRKIVLTILEDESEEKSQKLIKTLKAAASANRNLVFGYVGVKQWAEFAETFGAKGTKLPKMIVWDGGEEYLSVIGSESFEEEDQGSQISQFLAGYREGKTERNRISGPSLMGYLNSLIGIRTVYIIVFLVAMLILIRHISKEEPLTVGTGDQVEHATSSEAESSEYRPGDKQD from the exons ATGAAGACGACGCGATCATCCTTAATCCTCATATTATCCATAATAATATCGGCAACAGAATCAACAAGAGCTGACAAAATAAATACAGTGTTGGAGCTAGACGAATCGAATTTCGATTCTACTATTGCCGCCAACGACTATGTCTTCGTCGATTTCTACGCCCCTTGGTGCACCCACTGCAAGCGCCTCGCTCCCGAG ttagaTGTGGCTGCTCCAATTCTCGCTGAATTGAAGAAACCTATAGTCATAGCGAAAGTGAATGCCGACAAGTATACCCGTCTTGCTAGGAAACATGAAGTCGA TGGATATCCGACCCTCAAGATCTATATGCATGGTGTTCCGACAGAATATTATGGACCAAGGAAAGCAGAATTACTCGTTCGTTTTCTGAGGAAATTTGTCGCTCCTGATGTTGTTGTCCTTAATTCCGACTCAGCTATAAGAGAGTTTGTTGAAGAAGCTGGGACATATTTTCCTATATTTATAGGTTTCGGTTTAAATGAGACTTTGATATCAAATCTAGCCATAAAGTATAAGAAGAAGGCTTGGTTTTCTGTAGCAAGTGATTTCTCAGATGATGTAATGGTACAATATGATTTTGACAAGATTCCAACTATGGTATCTATTCATCCAAGTTACAATGATCATAGCATCTTTTATGGGCCCTTTGAAG AGGAATTTTTGGAGGaattcataaaacaaaattttcttcctTTGGCTGTGCCAATAAACTATGATACACTGAAGGTACTGAAAGATGATAAGAGGAAAATTGTCCTGACCATCTTAGAGGATGAGTCTGAAGAGAAATCGCAAAAGTTGATCAAGACATTGAAGGCCGCTGCATCAGCAAATCGCAATTTGGTATTTGGTTATGTTGGGGTTAAACAATGGGCGGAATTTGCAGAGACATTTGGTGCCAAGGGGACAAAACTACCAAAAATGATTGTTTGGGATGGAGGCGAGGAGTATCTTTCA GTTATTGGCTCAGAAAGCTTTGAAGAGGAGGACCAGGGGTCTCAAATCTCACAATTCCTTGCAGGATATAGAGAAGGGAAAACAGAGCGGAATAGAATTAGTGGTCCATCACTGATGGGCTATCTCAATTCACTGATTGGAATTAGAACTGTGTACATAATTGTGTTTTTGGTTGCAATGCTAATACTGATCCGACATATTAGCAAAGAGGAACCTCTAACGGTAGGTACCGGAGACCAAGTTGAACACGCGACAAGCTCTGAAGCTGAAAGCTCAGAGTATAGACCGGGGGATAAGCAAGACTAG
- the LOC133669805 gene encoding receptor homology region, transmembrane domain- and RING domain-containing protein 2-like, whose amino-acid sequence MKGVVVLLLSLLSCCLVASANVVLIGNNVTMAFNDIEATFALAIKGSGECGVLSLAEPIDACTDLTNKAEKGLNSSSPFVLIIRGGCSFEHKVRRAQKAGFKAAIVFDNEEGVLVAMAGNSVGVKIHAVFVSKKSGETLMKYAGLTGLELWLIPSFENSAWSIMAISFISLLAMSAVLATCFFIRRHRIRREHSHSSRVREFHGMSRRLVKALPSLTFTSVLEDNCTSTTCAICLEDYTVGEKLRILPCRHKFHAFCVDSWLTTWRTFCPVCKRDARTSTGDPPASESTPLLSSNASSFASSSMLSSFRSGTSTAIQIASSRTPSVSHISSLSSTPYVQQPLRSYRHSTSISISHSSADLRHMSSQRSLTSHLVSPHSLGYPSISPLNTRYMSAYIPSPSNASPSLVSSSHQPRPLHCSESVSSSHQARPLHCSESAASFSSFASAQSLPGC is encoded by the exons ATGAAGGGTGTTGTAGTTTTATTGTTGTCTCTATTGAGTTGCTGTTTGGTGGCGTCGGCTAATGTTGTTTTGATTGGAAATAATGTCACCATGGCTTTCAATGATATCGAAGCTACTTtcg CTCTGGCAATAAAGGGCTCAGGTGAATGTGGGGTATTGTCTTTGGCGGAGCCTATTGATGCATGCACGGATTTGACTAATAAAGCTGAAAAGGGTTTGAATAGTAGCTCTCCATTTGTGTTGATTATTAGAGGAGGGTGTAGCTTTGAGCATAAAGTTAGAAGAGCACAAAAGGCAGGGTTCAAAGCTGCTATTGTCTTTGACAACGAAGAAGGAGTCTTGGTTGCAA TGGCAGGAAACTCAGTTGGTGTAAAAATACATGCCGtctttgtttctaaaaaatcaGGCGAAACACTTATGAAGTATGCTGGGTTGACTGGCTTGGAGCTGTGGTTAATCCCAAGCTTTGAAAATTCAGCATGGTCTATTATGGCAATCtcttttatttctcttcttGCGATGTCTGCAGTATTGGCAACTTGTTTCTTCATCCGCAGACATCGCATAAGAAGAGAGCACTCTCACTCATCTCGTGTTCGGGAATTCCATGGGATGAGCAGACGCCTAGTGAAAGCATTGCCTAGCCTCACATTTACATCCGTTCTAGAGGATAATTGTACTTCTACTACATGCGCCATATGCCTTGAAGATTATACTGTTGGAGAAAAACTCAGGATTCTGCCATGTCGACACA AATTCCATGCTTTCTGTGTGGATTCTTGGCTAACTACATGGAGAACCTTTTGTCCAGTATGCAAGCGTGATGCAAGAACTAGCACAGGTGATCCACCAGCATCAGAATCCACACCATTGCTTTCTTCCAACGCATCCTCTTTCGCTTCATCATCAATGCTTTCATCTTTTAGATCTGGAACATCAACTGCCATACAAATTGCCTCATCAAGGACCCCTTCAGTTTCTCACATTTCCTCTCTTTCAAGCACTCCTTATGTCCAACAGCCTCTTAGATCCTACCGGCACTCGACTTCCATAAGTATAAGTCACAGCTCAGCTGATCTTAGGCACATGTCTTCCCAAAGATCCCTTACTTCCCATTTGGTTTCACCCCATTCTTTGGGCTACCCATCAATATCACCCTTGAATACCAGATACATGTCTGCATATATTCCTAGCCCAAGCAATGCCTCCCCAAGTCTGGTTAGCTCTAGTCATCAGCCACGCCCATTGCATTGCAGTGAGTCGGTTAGCTCTAGTCATCAGGCACGCCCATTGCATTGCAGTGAGTCTGCTGCAAGTTTCTCCTCATTTGCCTCTGCCCAGTCTCTTCCAGGTTGCTAA